The nucleotide window ATCCCTAAATAATATGAATTTTAAAACTAAAATAGTTATAATTTTATTATCCTCTTCATTACTTACGAATTGTAAAGAGGAAATGAAAAAATGTGTAAGTCAATCAACAGATACTAATGTAAAACTATATAATGATTTAACAGATCAGTTGATACCTTATTTTTTTCGAGAAGATTATTTAGGTGAAAAAAGATATTTTGATAGTTTAAGAGTTCATAATGAGGATTTATATATCGAAGAGAAGACAAAAGCGCACAACGAAATTTTTAATCATCCTGAAAAATTTTGCAATTTGTATATAGATTCTACTAAAAGTAAAAATACATATTTCGGGACAGATAATACCGAGGTTTATTTAAGACGCATAAAAAGAACGAAGGATTCTTTTAAAGACTTTTCTAATAGTCCAGATATTAAAAATTTAAGCATACGAAGTTCTATAAAAGCAAATCAATTTAATTTGTGTACCGCAAAAGTCCTGGATCTGGCAGAGTATGATAAACATACAAATGAATGTGAGATAGGTGTTGTCTATTTTTCAGAGATTGTATTTGATCCTTCTAAAAGAACAGCATTAGTTTTTGTTGACCATCGTATAAAAAAAGATTATTACGGTAGAAATGCTATATTTAAACTAAGATTGCATGGTAATTATTGGGAAATAGAAGATTTTATGTTAGTGTCAACTTCCTAATTTCCGGCTCTTTACCTTCGCTCCGCAAGTCTCCAGACTTTGAGGTAGGAAATCAAATAACTCAATTTAATATTATGAAAACCTCGCAAAACGCGAGGTTTTTTAATTAAAAAGCTCCACTAATCCCTATATTTGCCCCATGAAACGATTAATGCTGCTGTATGTACTTTTCCCTGTATTCCTATTCTCACAGACGACCGGAAAAGTGATCAAAATTTCAGACGGAGATACCATTACTTTACTGTTAAAAGGCAATCAGCAAAAAAAGCTGAGGCTGGCTGAAGTCGATTGTCCGGAAAATGGGCAGGCGTTTGGTAAAAATGCAAAACAGTTTACTTCTGCTCAGGTTTTTGGGAAAACCGTAAGCTTTGTTGAAACCACTACAGACCGTTATGGAAGATCCATTGCGAAAGTGTATTATGACGATGGGAAATACCTTTCCAAAGAGCTTATCAAAGCAGGATTGGGATGGTGGTATTTTTCCTATTCCAAAGATGACTCTTTGGGAAAACTGCAGGAAGCTGCACAGCAGAAAAAAATAGGACTTTGGCAGGATAGTAATGCCATTGCTCCCTGGGACTACCGCAAAATGAAACGGGAACTTAGGAATACCAAGAAAATCGAAGCTGCTAAGAGCGCAACAAAAACAAAAGAAGCAGTGTAAATCTTTGGCCAAAGAAGTTTGAGAATAGAAATAAGTATTGGTTAATAGCTATTTATTGATAGGTCCAATAGTAACTTCCATCCTCACGCTTCCATCTTCCTTCCTTTTAGATAAACAATTTGCAACATCTTTCTCACAAATTATAACAGAAACTTTTAAGTGATAACCCTGAATGGCGCCCTAAAAATGAGTATTATTGTAAGAAAATTAATTCTGCAAAATATATGGGGCATTGGGAAATCTTTTTCTTTTTTTTAATCATCGCTTTCATTTATTCTTCTGTGGGATTTGGTGGAGGATCCAGTTACCTTGCTGTTCTGGCAATGTACAGTCTTCCTTATCAGGAAATACGGTTAACAGCACTTATCTGTAATGTTATTGTAGTAATAGGAGGAGTATTTATTTATATCAGAAATAAGCAGATTGATTGGAAGAAAATACTGCCGCTTACCCTTGTAAGTGTTCCCATGGCATACCTGGGAGCTGTTTTGAAAATAAGCCAGGAGACTTTTTTCCTGGTATTAGGTGCCACCTTAATCATGGCTGCGCTGTTGCTTTGGGTAAAGACAGAAACAAAAAATGAAGAAAATCCTTCGAAATATACAAAAGCTACACCTTTCAAAAACGGATTTTTAGGAGGAGGAATCGGGTTTTTATCAGGATTGGTAGGCATTGGCGGAGGGATTTTTCTTTCCCCATTGTTAAACCTCATGAAATGGGATACCCCACGGAAAATTGCAGCGGCGTCAAGTGTTTTCATATTGGTAAATTCAATATCAGGAATCTTTGGCCAGTTATCTAAGCTGTCTGCAGATATGGATTATTTCAGAATCATGAGTTTATGTTTTGCCGTGTTCATTGGCGGGCAGATCGGTTCCAGGATGTCCCTGAAATGGAATCCTTTAGTCATCAAAAGAATGACGGCTGTTCTGGTTCTAGTGGCCGGAATAAACGTTTTAATAAAATATTGGTAATAAGCTGCATATAAAAATGAAACTTAAAATACTGGCATTCGGAATAACGAAAGATATTTTCGGAACTTCAGAGAAAGAAATAGAAATACATGAAGGAGCAAGTGTCAAAGCACTCAAGGAGCTTCTGGAAAAAGACTTTCCGGAACTGAAAAAATTAAAATCCTATTTTATTGCCGTTGACGATGAATATGCAGAAGATGATCAGATCATAACAGTGTCTAACGAAATAGCAATAATCCCTCCGGTAAGCGGCGGCTAATAGATATGGTTGATATAAAAATAACAGAACACATACTGGATCTTACAGATTGCTTTGCTCTTGCTTCTGATCACGCATACGGAGGAATAGCGTCATTTGTAGGAACCGTACGAAATCATACCAAAGGTAAACCTGTTACCCGTCTGGAATATGAATGCTATCAATCTATGGCCGTCAAGGAAATACAAAAAATAGCAGATAAAGCCATTTCCTTATTTTCAGTGAAGAATATTGTTGTTCACCACCGCACGGGAGTCTTGTTTCCCGGTGATGCTGCCGTGATCATTGTGGTAAGTGACGGGCATAGAAATGCGGTTTTCGATGCCTGCAGCTTTATGATTGAAAATATAAAAAAGACCGTTCCTATCTGGAAAAAAGAAATTTTTGAAGATGGTGAAGAGTGGGTTTCGGCGCATCCCTGATTTTAGGAATAAAATTTTGTACCTTTACTAGGCCAGTCATTATATCATGAAAGCAAATCTGTTGTCAAATAAATCTGTAAAGCAGATAGAAATCATCAAAGTCAGGGAAAGCAACAGTTTCCCTTATACAGATGATATCTCTGTAGAAGAACCTCTGGAAATCAGGGTTTCTTACAGCGCTGAAGGTAAAAAAGAGTCTAAAAATATTTCTGTAACCATGCGGACTCCCGGAAATGATGCAGAATTTGCTGCAGGGT belongs to Chryseobacterium gleum and includes:
- a CDS encoding thermonuclease family protein; its protein translation is MKRLMLLYVLFPVFLFSQTTGKVIKISDGDTITLLLKGNQQKKLRLAEVDCPENGQAFGKNAKQFTSAQVFGKTVSFVETTTDRYGRSIAKVYYDDGKYLSKELIKAGLGWWYFSYSKDDSLGKLQEAAQQKKIGLWQDSNAIAPWDYRKMKRELRNTKKIEAAKSATKTKEAV
- a CDS encoding sulfite exporter TauE/SafE family protein, which translates into the protein MGHWEIFFFFLIIAFIYSSVGFGGGSSYLAVLAMYSLPYQEIRLTALICNVIVVIGGVFIYIRNKQIDWKKILPLTLVSVPMAYLGAVLKISQETFFLVLGATLIMAALLLWVKTETKNEENPSKYTKATPFKNGFLGGGIGFLSGLVGIGGGIFLSPLLNLMKWDTPRKIAAASSVFILVNSISGIFGQLSKLSADMDYFRIMSLCFAVFIGGQIGSRMSLKWNPLVIKRMTAVLVLVAGINVLIKYW
- a CDS encoding molybdenum cofactor biosynthesis protein MoaE, translated to MVDIKITEHILDLTDCFALASDHAYGGIASFVGTVRNHTKGKPVTRLEYECYQSMAVKEIQKIADKAISLFSVKNIVVHHRTGVLFPGDAAVIIVVSDGHRNAVFDACSFMIENIKKTVPIWKKEIFEDGEEWVSAHP
- a CDS encoding MoaD/ThiS family protein — its product is MKLKILAFGITKDIFGTSEKEIEIHEGASVKALKELLEKDFPELKKLKSYFIAVDDEYAEDDQIITVSNEIAIIPPVSGG